The following proteins are co-located in the Sporosarcina pasteurii genome:
- a CDS encoding aldehyde dehydrogenase, with protein MVSKTEAILQISGKILVNGEWWTLTEQKDVINPAVKSDVVGFIGMASEEDVDQAITAAADAYSTWSQTSLDKRIERIHQVWERVKDRVNEYTTLFVRENGKTLQEGKLDIQRCVQILKEMPENLKNWYEPKDLSGPAQHVEVRRRPRGVTAIITPWNSPMILTFKRVIPAILTGNTVVFKPATDCPLTIMVFMKELANCLPPGVLNVVTGSGALIGDCIAKDERIKTIAFVGGTNTGKVLMEKSSSTLKKLNMELGGNDPAIILADAKLDKETILKIRNGVLKGAGQVCSAIKRIYVHESRYEELLDKLSDEFNKTIVGNGIQPDVKMGPLNNESQYRFVQGLIDRAEKEGAKVHYFGRKLNEDTWDDGYFMLPAIITNVNQDSEIMKAEQFGPVIPVMPFSDVDQVINYANDSEYGLRASILTTNIEEAKRLADRIEAGAIFFNNHTIFKDLRLDFPGIKESGLSSVTEFGGFEHFTDSYGFAD; from the coding sequence TTGGTCTCTAAGACGGAAGCGATTTTGCAGATTTCAGGAAAAATATTGGTGAATGGGGAATGGTGGACGTTAACTGAGCAAAAAGACGTCATCAACCCTGCCGTCAAAAGCGATGTCGTCGGCTTTATCGGAATGGCATCCGAGGAAGATGTAGATCAGGCCATTACGGCTGCGGCGGATGCGTACTCAACATGGTCACAAACATCATTGGATAAGCGCATTGAGCGTATTCACCAAGTATGGGAACGTGTGAAGGACCGTGTCAATGAATATACAACTTTATTTGTGAGAGAAAATGGAAAAACATTGCAAGAAGGCAAGTTAGATATTCAAAGATGTGTGCAGATTTTAAAAGAGATGCCAGAAAACTTAAAAAACTGGTATGAGCCGAAAGATTTGTCAGGACCGGCTCAACACGTCGAAGTCCGACGACGTCCAAGAGGTGTAACGGCAATCATCACCCCATGGAATTCTCCGATGATCTTAACGTTCAAGCGCGTCATACCGGCTATCTTGACAGGCAACACAGTCGTTTTCAAACCTGCGACAGATTGTCCATTAACAATTATGGTGTTTATGAAAGAGTTGGCTAACTGCCTGCCACCGGGGGTATTGAACGTTGTCACAGGTTCAGGTGCTCTCATCGGCGATTGCATCGCGAAAGACGAAAGGATTAAGACAATCGCGTTTGTAGGTGGCACGAATACAGGAAAAGTATTGATGGAGAAGTCCTCGTCTACGTTGAAGAAACTGAATATGGAACTGGGTGGTAATGACCCCGCCATTATATTGGCCGATGCCAAATTGGATAAGGAAACAATCCTCAAAATAAGAAACGGCGTATTGAAGGGCGCTGGGCAAGTATGTTCCGCAATCAAGCGCATTTATGTCCACGAATCACGATACGAAGAATTGCTAGATAAACTAAGCGATGAATTCAACAAAACAATTGTCGGAAACGGAATCCAGCCGGATGTCAAAATGGGTCCATTGAATAATGAGTCCCAATACCGTTTCGTGCAAGGTTTGATTGATCGTGCGGAAAAAGAAGGGGCCAAAGTACATTATTTTGGCAGAAAGTTGAACGAAGACACATGGGATGACGGGTACTTCATGCTTCCTGCCATCATTACAAATGTGAATCAGGATAGCGAAATCATGAAAGCAGAACAATTTGGTCCTGTCATCCCGGTAATGCCGTTCAGTGATGTAGACCAAGTAATCAATTACGCTAATGATTCCGAATATGGTTTACGGGCATCTATTTTGACAACCAATATCGAAGAAGCGAAAAGGTTGGCCGATCGTATTGAAGCCGGTGCTATATTCTTTAACAATCATACGATATTCAAAGATTTACGCCTCGACTTCCCTGGAATCAAAGAAAGTGGTCTATCGAGCGTGACCGAATTTGGCGGTTTTGAACATTTCACGGACTCATATGGATTCGCTGATTAA
- the nadX gene encoding aspartate dehydrogenase, whose product MKIGIIGAGSIATFIMEETQQKQKDELTVKSLFVRNLKKYEQLAADYGVELFDDIDQFLDSGIDIVVEAANVAAAQQFVPKVLEKKEVIIISIGALADEAFLEEVRQVGKQYNHSIYLPSGAIGGIDAIQNANGLGELKSVLLTTRKPAHSFGENIVGEKVIFQGSAAEAIEKFPKNINVSIILSLAGIGVENTKVDIIADSTVTKNHHQIQAEGTFGSMTFQIENEPMPTNANTSMLAALSVLGTLKKLQTNIKIGL is encoded by the coding sequence ATGAAGATAGGTATTATTGGAGCAGGTTCCATTGCGACATTCATCATGGAAGAAACGCAACAAAAGCAGAAAGACGAATTGACAGTGAAAAGCTTATTTGTCCGAAACTTAAAAAAATATGAGCAGCTCGCCGCTGATTACGGTGTCGAGTTATTTGATGACATCGATCAATTTCTAGATTCCGGTATCGACATCGTAGTGGAAGCAGCCAATGTAGCGGCAGCTCAGCAGTTTGTTCCGAAGGTGCTTGAGAAAAAAGAAGTCATCATCATTAGTATCGGAGCACTCGCTGATGAAGCATTTTTGGAAGAAGTGCGACAAGTGGGTAAGCAATACAATCATTCAATTTATCTACCATCTGGTGCAATTGGCGGAATAGATGCTATCCAAAATGCAAATGGATTAGGAGAGTTGAAAAGTGTCTTATTAACAACGAGGAAACCCGCACATTCATTTGGAGAGAACATAGTAGGGGAAAAAGTGATTTTCCAAGGTTCCGCTGCGGAAGCGATTGAAAAATTTCCTAAAAACATTAATGTTTCTATTATACTATCGCTCGCTGGAATTGGAGTGGAAAATACAAAAGTTGACATTATTGCCGATTCAACGGTGACGAAAAATCATCATCAAATTCAAGCGGAAGGGACATTTGGCTCTATGACGTTTCAAATAGAAAACGAGCCGATGCCTACGAATGCAAACACGAGTATGTTAGCTGCTTTAAGTGTGTTAGGCACTTTGAAAAAATTACAAACGAATATAAAGATTGGCTTATAA